The following proteins come from a genomic window of Nostoc sp. ATCC 53789:
- the dut gene encoding dUTP diphosphatase has translation MKLKVVKLADSAIIPKYEHPNDAGLDLVSIDELELPAGESRLIHTGISIELPQGTEAQIRPRSGLALKYQITVLNTPGTVDEGYRGEIGVILINHGKSSFQVTKGMKIAQMVITPVVRVDVEEVNSLSLTSRGNGGFGSTGITANV, from the coding sequence ATGAAGTTAAAAGTAGTGAAACTGGCTGATTCAGCTATTATTCCTAAATATGAACATCCAAATGATGCAGGCTTAGATCTAGTCTCTATAGACGAATTAGAACTTCCTGCTGGAGAAAGTAGGCTAATACATACTGGCATTTCAATAGAATTGCCTCAAGGAACAGAAGCTCAAATTCGTCCTAGAAGCGGTCTAGCTCTTAAATATCAAATTACTGTTTTAAATACTCCAGGTACGGTAGACGAAGGTTATCGAGGAGAGATAGGTGTAATTTTAATCAATCATGGTAAAAGTTCTTTTCAAGTCACAAAGGGAATGAAAATCGCTCAAATGGTTATTACACCTGTTGTTCGGGTTGATGTTGAAGAAGTTAATAGCCTCAGTCTTACATCTAGAGGAAATGGCGGTTTTGGCTCGACAGGAATTACAGCAAATGTGTAA
- the dcd gene encoding dCTP deaminase, protein MAQKGMISPFEESLIRKVQKDGDSGVRPVISYGLSSYGYDIRLSSAEFRIFRHIPGTIVDPKNFNPQNLEPTPLHTDGNDSYFILPAHSYGLGVALERLDIPGNITVLCIGKSTYARCGIIANLTPAEAAWRGHLTLEFSNSSSADCRIYANEGVVQLLFLEGEPCDISYETRKGKYQDQAEIVTLARV, encoded by the coding sequence ATGGCTCAAAAGGGTATGATTTCTCCCTTTGAGGAAAGTTTAATCCGAAAAGTGCAAAAAGATGGAGATTCAGGGGTACGACCTGTAATTAGCTATGGTCTTTCTTCCTATGGCTACGATATCCGTCTTTCCTCGGCTGAGTTCCGCATTTTTCGCCACATTCCTGGAACTATAGTTGATCCCAAAAACTTTAATCCTCAAAATTTGGAACCAACACCGCTACACACAGATGGTAATGACAGTTATTTTATCTTACCTGCTCACTCCTACGGTCTGGGAGTTGCACTAGAAAGGCTGGATATTCCAGGTAATATCACTGTGCTTTGCATTGGTAAATCTACTTATGCAAGGTGTGGTATTATAGCAAATTTAACACCTGCTGAGGCTGCATGGCGAGGTCATCTTACGTTGGAATTTTCCAATTCTTCCAGTGCTGACTGTCGAATTTATGCCAATGAAGGGGTCGTGCAGTTGTTATTTTTAGAAGGTGAACCTTGCGATATCAGTTACGAAACTCGCAAGGGTAAATATCAGGATCAGGCTGAAATTGTGACACTAGCTCGCGTATAG